The following coding sequences lie in one Candidatus Curtissbacteria bacterium genomic window:
- a CDS encoding glycosyltransferase family 2 protein has product MKKSKKLISIVIPLFNEEQNVKELHRRFKQLFTREKKYDFEIIAVEHGSTDSTFEKLNKLRQIDKRVKILQLSKNFGNADAGIVAGLHFANGDAVVITTADLQDPPEVIPKFLRKWEQGYEIVYGVIKQRADTNFSRKFLSILFYKILNLSTGNIFPENVSDFRLIDKKVTETVKGMPERNKFLRGIIIWTGFSQTGVNYERATRFAGESKADFLTVLKVAANGIFSFSYAPLKLVTFLGFCLSLVSFLLILYQISLFLIVGRGQPGVTTIVVLMGFLFGMLFLILGVIGEYLSRIYDEVKQRPTFIVRKKIGL; this is encoded by the coding sequence ATGAAAAAATCCAAAAAGTTAATAAGTATTGTTATTCCACTCTTTAACGAAGAACAAAACGTAAAAGAACTCCACAGACGATTTAAGCAACTATTTACCAGAGAAAAAAAGTATGATTTCGAAATCATAGCTGTCGAGCATGGGTCAACAGATTCTACATTTGAAAAACTAAACAAGTTACGTCAAATCGATAAAAGAGTAAAGATTCTTCAACTCTCCAAAAATTTTGGTAACGCGGATGCGGGAATTGTCGCTGGTCTTCACTTTGCAAACGGTGACGCCGTTGTCATTACAACGGCCGATTTACAGGATCCGCCGGAAGTTATTCCAAAATTTCTGAGAAAATGGGAGCAAGGCTATGAGATTGTTTACGGAGTAATTAAACAAAGGGCAGATACTAATTTCTCCAGAAAGTTTTTGTCAATTTTATTTTATAAGATACTCAATCTATCCACAGGAAATATATTTCCTGAAAACGTTTCAGACTTCAGATTGATTGATAAAAAAGTCACCGAAACCGTTAAAGGAATGCCCGAACGAAACAAGTTTTTAAGAGGAATCATAATTTGGACAGGTTTTTCTCAAACTGGAGTTAATTACGAAAGGGCAACGAGATTCGCGGGGGAGTCAAAAGCCGACTTCCTAACAGTTTTGAAAGTTGCGGCAAACGGAATTTTTTCATTTTCTTACGCACCGTTAAAATTGGTTACATTTCTTGGTTTTTGCCTGTCGCTAGTTTCTTTTTTGTTAATCTTGTACCAAATAAGCCTATTTTTAATTGTTGGTAGGGGGCAGCCCGGCGTCACAACGATAGTCGTTCTGATGGGATTTTTATTCGGGATGCTATTTTTAATATTGGGCGTGATAGGGGAGTACTTATCCAGGATTTATGACGAAGTAAAACAGCGTCCGACTTTTATTGTTAGGAAAAAAATCGGTCTTTAA
- a CDS encoding acetaldehyde dehydrogenase (acetylating) — translation MSKRIKVGIIGTGNIGSDLLMKIRRSKLLDCGIFAGHNMMSEGIKRAKAMGVNTSYDSINSIVKNPDFCEIVFDATSAEAHKVHAPILAKLGKFTIDMTPSRVGKMCIPILNLEEGLREKNVNMVTCGGQATTPLVTALMKIHPEIEYVEIVASIASRSAGIGTRNNIDEYTQTTSDAIQKFTHVKGAKAIIILNPSEPPIVMHNTIFAKVAKPKIKLIEKELNKFIFEIRKYVPGYKLTMKPVTENGRLTFMNEVLGRGDFLPTYAGNLDIINSAAVLVAEEYAKRKI, via the coding sequence ATGAGTAAGCGGATTAAGGTCGGAATAATTGGTACAGGAAACATCGGATCAGATCTTTTAATGAAGATTAGGAGGTCCAAACTTTTGGATTGTGGGATTTTTGCCGGACACAATATGATGTCCGAAGGAATAAAGAGAGCAAAGGCGATGGGAGTTAATACTTCTTACGACTCGATTAACTCGATTGTTAAAAATCCTGACTTTTGTGAGATAGTTTTTGATGCAACAAGCGCGGAGGCACATAAAGTTCACGCACCAATTCTTGCAAAGCTCGGTAAATTCACGATCGATATGACACCTTCAAGGGTAGGCAAAATGTGTATTCCGATTTTAAATTTAGAAGAAGGTCTGAGGGAAAAAAACGTAAATATGGTCACGTGTGGAGGACAAGCTACTACCCCATTGGTTACCGCCCTAATGAAGATACATCCGGAAATTGAATATGTAGAAATTGTTGCCAGTATTGCGTCAAGATCCGCTGGAATTGGCACTAGAAATAATATTGATGAATATACGCAAACGACAAGCGACGCGATCCAAAAATTTACACATGTTAAAGGCGCGAAAGCGATTATTATCCTTAACCCTTCCGAGCCGCCGATTGTGATGCATAACACGATTTTTGCAAAAGTCGCAAAACCGAAAATAAAATTAATCGAGAAAGAACTTAATAAATTTATTTTCGAAATAAGGAAGTACGTACCCGGATACAAACTAACGATGAAGCCAGTAACTGAAAATGGCCGTCTTACGTTTATGAACGAGGTTTTAGGGAGAGGAGATTTTTTACCAACTTATGCGGGTAATTTGGATATTATAAACAGCGCTGCTGTTTTAGTCGCCGAAGAATATGCCAAACGCAAGATCTGA
- a CDS encoding NAD(P)-dependent oxidoreductase yields the protein MRKIFLSGGSGFIGKNVLGGLGGKYNFYSPSHKQLNLLDFELVNKYFSKYGPFDAVLHTAIIGGNRMTGDSREFALDSLRMFFNLASQDKYFKRFFYFGSGIEYGKEKPIRRAGEVDFGKLVPASNWGLYKYICAKYVEDSNKFVNLRLFGVFGKYEDYRIRFISNSICKSILNMPIDVNQNIIMDYLYIDDLVRILELFLKTKLKYKTYNITSGKGTDLITVAKKINSISKGEVPIRVRKTGLSPEYTASNLRLRNEFRDIKFTDINEAINMLYEWYFKRKDKIKNKDLIKDYF from the coding sequence ATGCGGAAAATTTTTTTGAGTGGCGGCAGCGGGTTTATTGGGAAAAATGTTTTGGGAGGTCTTGGTGGCAAATATAATTTCTATTCACCTTCTCACAAGCAACTTAATCTTTTAGATTTCGAGTTGGTAAATAAATATTTTTCTAAATACGGGCCGTTTGATGCGGTTTTGCACACAGCAATAATTGGCGGTAATAGAATGACTGGTGACTCGAGAGAGTTTGCGCTGGATAGTCTCAGGATGTTTTTTAACCTTGCATCACAGGATAAGTATTTTAAACGTTTTTTTTACTTTGGCTCGGGAATTGAATACGGTAAAGAGAAACCTATCAGGCGCGCTGGTGAAGTCGATTTTGGAAAACTAGTTCCCGCGAGTAATTGGGGGTTGTACAAATATATTTGCGCAAAGTATGTAGAAGATTCTAACAAGTTTGTGAATTTGAGATTGTTTGGGGTTTTCGGGAAATATGAAGACTACAGAATTAGGTTTATTTCTAATTCTATATGCAAAAGTATTTTAAATATGCCGATTGATGTTAATCAGAATATTATTATGGACTATCTGTATATCGATGATCTAGTCAGAATTTTAGAGCTATTTTTGAAAACTAAACTCAAATATAAAACTTACAACATAACATCTGGGAAGGGTACAGACTTGATAACTGTTGCCAAAAAAATTAATTCGATCTCAAAAGGCGAAGTTCCAATAAGAGTACGTAAGACTGGCTTATCCCCCGAATATACGGCTTCCAATTTGCGACTCAGAAATGAGTTTAGGGATATAAAGTTTACAGACATTAATGAAGCAATAAACATGCTGTATGAATGGTACTTTAAGCGTAAAGACAAGATTAAAAACAAAGATTTGATCAAGGATTATTTTTAA
- the dmpG gene encoding 4-hydroxy-2-oxovalerate aldolase, with protein sequence MPNARSDKKKLSPIIVDSTLRDGSHAVSHQFTAEDISNYSKGAEDAKIPILMVGHGNGLGASSLQLGISLLSDNEMLRVARKQLKNTKLGAFLIPGFGTIKENVEPAISVGVDVMMVACHCTEATVTRQHIEYICGRGITVYGVLMMSHMISAKELLAQALLMQEYGASGVLLMDSAGAYLPGDVSEKVKTLASGLKIDVGFHAHNNLSLAVWNTVTALLAGAKILDTCSRGLGAGAGNCQLEVLVAVLFKMGYPIDLDLYKLMDNSEDIIAKIMKKPQIISSISLTSGLAGVFSGFAPHAKRVAERFGVDPRDILIELGKRKVVAGQEDIIIEVAMLLKQKRVLKKQIDLIEALI encoded by the coding sequence ATGCCAAACGCAAGATCTGACAAAAAGAAACTTAGCCCGATTATTGTAGATTCAACACTAAGAGATGGTTCGCATGCTGTTTCTCACCAGTTTACGGCAGAAGACATTTCGAATTATTCAAAAGGTGCGGAAGACGCAAAAATACCAATTTTGATGGTTGGCCACGGAAACGGTTTGGGCGCCTCGAGTCTTCAGTTGGGTATCTCGCTTCTTTCGGATAATGAAATGTTAAGGGTCGCACGCAAGCAACTCAAAAATACAAAACTCGGCGCTTTTTTGATACCAGGGTTTGGAACGATCAAGGAAAATGTTGAACCTGCCATTTCTGTTGGAGTTGACGTAATGATGGTTGCCTGCCACTGCACGGAAGCTACAGTTACGAGGCAACATATTGAATACATCTGTGGACGTGGAATTACTGTTTATGGAGTTTTAATGATGTCGCACATGATCAGCGCCAAAGAACTCCTTGCGCAAGCCCTTTTGATGCAGGAGTATGGTGCATCTGGCGTTTTGCTTATGGATTCGGCGGGGGCTTATCTGCCGGGCGACGTTAGCGAGAAGGTAAAAACTTTAGCTAGCGGTCTTAAAATAGACGTCGGATTTCATGCACACAATAATCTTTCACTTGCTGTATGGAATACCGTGACGGCTCTTCTAGCTGGCGCTAAAATTCTTGATACATGTTCGCGGGGACTCGGCGCCGGAGCAGGAAACTGTCAATTGGAAGTCTTGGTTGCAGTGCTTTTCAAAATGGGTTATCCCATAGATCTCGACCTTTATAAGTTAATGGACAACAGCGAGGACATAATTGCAAAAATTATGAAAAAGCCTCAAATAATTAGTTCGATTTCCCTAACAAGCGGCTTAGCTGGGGTTTTTTCGGGCTTTGCGCCACACGCAAAAAGGGTAGCTGAAAGGTTTGGGGTTGACCCAAGGGATATACTAATTGAGCTTGGAAAACGTAAGGTAGTTGCGGGGCAAGAAGATATCATTATTGAGGTCGCAATGCTTCTTAAGCAAAAAAGGGTATTGAAAAAACAAATAGATTTGATCGAGGCACTAATTTGA
- a CDS encoding glycosyltransferase family 39 protein — protein MSFLRNISPKYFLLLILLMGFLLRFNNLTVGFPILYMSNDEAIYHLSALNMLATKSIFSIGNYGPLGSYAQIPFILLSFVVMFLSGKVHNIRDFEFLLVTQEGYLTFIPRVISALFGVLSVLVIYKLTVEIFESKKAALWASALFAISFNLVHVSHLARAWSPAIFFALLSVLFAYKSIKKHDSEFKNVTFAFIFSAISFGFHQISGMVIILIILLRLISSRNLFEKKVILTNLSALLLWAFLILVFNFLSVGGDFFKIVSPGNPNVGLIKLPHASDNLFDVLRFYINEGNVQKVFGDLIKTDGIIVGSAMLFFTKRTNWRREYLPFFLFIFLNFLLVVTVFPPFVRYFLISFSLLPIFSGFVLSRVLHLNFTSVIFASILLLLASLNSIYWNILILKTPTFSQVHEWVDKNIRSEVPIAYTIRRNFGHVPNARASAPIREFRPGFYSRAAELTGETYPPNVRNVVYINEFQTRSKEEDLQRASSVYPVKYVVDSYLGSYDRLLFNSSSFDFELIVHFSPTGEIVYNYKIPEAFFDAPYNFPLFLVDRPGPYFDVLKIK, from the coding sequence ATGAGTTTCTTAAGAAATATATCTCCTAAATATTTTTTGCTTCTAATACTTTTGATGGGGTTTTTACTCCGCTTCAATAACCTTACGGTTGGATTCCCAATTCTTTACATGTCAAACGACGAGGCGATTTACCATTTGAGCGCGTTAAATATGCTTGCCACAAAATCTATTTTTAGCATTGGCAACTACGGCCCTTTAGGATCTTACGCGCAAATTCCATTTATTCTTCTTTCCTTTGTTGTTATGTTTTTATCTGGAAAAGTACACAACATCCGCGATTTTGAATTTTTACTCGTAACGCAAGAAGGTTACCTGACGTTTATTCCTCGCGTAATTTCCGCACTTTTTGGGGTTTTAAGTGTGCTTGTTATTTACAAGCTAACTGTTGAAATTTTTGAAAGTAAAAAAGCCGCTTTGTGGGCAAGCGCGCTTTTTGCGATTTCATTTAATTTAGTTCATGTTTCTCATTTAGCGAGGGCTTGGTCCCCGGCTATTTTCTTCGCACTCCTTTCCGTGTTGTTTGCTTATAAAAGTATTAAGAAGCATGATTCGGAATTCAAGAATGTAACTTTTGCCTTCATCTTTTCTGCAATCTCATTTGGATTTCATCAGATTAGCGGCATGGTTATTATTTTGATCATTCTTCTTAGGTTAATTTCAAGTAGAAATCTTTTTGAGAAAAAAGTTATTCTTACTAATTTATCAGCTTTGCTACTTTGGGCTTTTTTAATTCTTGTTTTTAATTTTCTGAGTGTTGGTGGAGATTTTTTTAAAATAGTTTCCCCGGGAAATCCTAATGTCGGACTTATTAAACTTCCCCACGCATCGGACAATTTATTTGACGTTTTGCGGTTTTATATAAATGAAGGAAACGTGCAAAAGGTTTTTGGAGACTTAATTAAAACCGACGGTATTATCGTGGGAAGCGCAATGTTATTTTTCACCAAAAGAACTAATTGGCGGCGGGAATATTTGCCGTTTTTTTTATTTATTTTCTTAAACTTTCTTTTAGTGGTGACAGTCTTTCCTCCTTTTGTTAGATACTTTTTGATTAGTTTTTCCCTTTTACCTATTTTTTCGGGTTTCGTTTTATCGCGTGTGCTTCATTTGAATTTTACATCGGTTATATTTGCCTCTATCCTCCTTTTGCTTGCTTCACTTAACTCCATTTACTGGAATATTCTTATTTTAAAAACACCTACTTTTTCTCAAGTCCATGAATGGGTTGATAAAAACATAAGGAGTGAAGTTCCAATTGCGTATACAATTAGAAGAAATTTTGGTCACGTTCCTAATGCTAGAGCGTCAGCCCCAATTAGAGAATTCCGGCCAGGTTTCTACTCGCGGGCGGCGGAGTTAACGGGTGAAACATATCCGCCAAACGTTAGAAATGTGGTTTATATAAACGAATTTCAAACACGATCAAAAGAGGAAGATCTTCAAAGGGCATCGTCTGTTTACCCTGTCAAATATGTAGTCGATTCTTATCTTGGCTCTTATGATCGATTATTATTTAACTCAAGTAGTTTTGATTTCGAATTAATTGTTCATTTTTCTCCAACCGGAGAAATTGTTTATAATTACAAAATACCTGAAGCTTTCTTTGACGCGCCTTATAACTTTCCGCTATTTTTGGTGGATAGACCCGGTCCATATTTTGATGTTTTAAAGATAAAATAG
- the pseB gene encoding UDP-N-acetylglucosamine 4,6-dehydratase (inverting), with protein MNLTKQTILLTGGTGSFGKAFIAHLLSQKTFKGVIRIYSRDEFKQHALMAKYQGDKRLRFLLGDVRDLRRLKRAIVGVDYVIHAAALKQVPLLEYNPFEAIHTNIMGSENVIEASLDENVSKVILISSDKAVSPVNLYGATKMVAEKIFIQANSYGGEKSTKFSVVRYGNVMGSRGSVVPVFISQAKNNHITITDIRMTRFWITLEQGVELVINTLGKMKGGEIFVPKIPSVRITEVAKAISPNSKIRIVGIRPGEKLHEALISFDESRHTREFKNYFLIEPEFDWWAGSSKVKKKPVDGFMYSSDNNNKWLSAEKIKTLISDIASDGAGY; from the coding sequence ATGAATTTAACAAAACAAACAATTCTTCTAACAGGCGGCACTGGATCATTTGGAAAAGCATTTATCGCTCATCTACTTTCGCAAAAAACTTTTAAGGGTGTTATTAGAATTTATTCCAGGGATGAATTTAAGCAACACGCACTTATGGCGAAATATCAGGGAGACAAAAGGTTAAGATTTTTATTGGGAGATGTAAGGGACTTAAGAAGATTAAAGCGAGCAATTGTTGGCGTAGATTATGTAATACACGCCGCGGCCCTTAAGCAGGTGCCTCTTTTAGAGTATAACCCTTTTGAAGCAATTCACACAAACATTATGGGGAGTGAGAATGTCATTGAGGCTTCGCTTGATGAAAATGTTTCAAAAGTTATTTTAATTTCTTCAGATAAAGCAGTTTCTCCAGTAAACTTATACGGTGCCACTAAAATGGTTGCCGAGAAAATTTTCATTCAAGCGAATTCTTATGGAGGGGAAAAGAGTACGAAGTTTAGTGTTGTAAGGTACGGAAATGTAATGGGCTCGCGTGGTAGTGTTGTTCCTGTTTTTATTTCTCAAGCGAAAAATAATCACATTACGATAACCGACATTAGAATGACAAGATTCTGGATTACCTTGGAGCAGGGGGTTGAGCTGGTTATAAATACACTTGGAAAAATGAAGGGCGGAGAGATATTCGTACCAAAAATTCCAAGTGTCAGGATTACTGAAGTTGCAAAGGCTATTTCTCCAAATTCTAAAATTAGAATTGTTGGAATAAGACCCGGTGAAAAGCTCCACGAAGCGTTGATTAGTTTTGACGAATCAAGACATACAAGGGAATTTAAGAACTATTTTTTAATTGAACCGGAATTCGACTGGTGGGCCGGTAGCAGTAAAGTTAAAAAGAAGCCAGTTGACGGATTTATGTATAGCAGCGACAACAATAACAAATGGCTTAGCGCGGAGAAGATTAAAACACTTATTTCTGATATAGCTTCAGATGGCGCAGGTTATTAA
- the rfbH gene encoding lipopolysaccharide biosynthesis protein RfbH, whose translation MQRKIESLVSDYFSKFHFKKAFIPGVTQVKVSGRVFDEKEIEKAVLASLEFWLTEGHFAEEFSKKLAKFLGVRYVTITNSGSSANLAAFSALTSPKLGARRIRKGDEVITVACSFPTTVNPIIQFGAIPVFVDIDLQSRNAVPELIEKAVSKKTKAIMIAHTLGNPFDIDKVISIAKKNNLWIIEDCCDALGSKYKGKYVSTFGDLATFSFYPAHQITMGEGGAVVTSNPDLYVLVNSFCEWGRDCWCRTGQDNRCGRRFSFQLGKLPYGYDHKYTYSHIGYNLKATDIQAAIGLAQLDKLPKFIEKRRSNFDYLYRKLKRYEEFFVFPQWLEKSAPCWFGFMLTVRKEAPFARLDIVNFLQANMIETRSLFAGNLLKHPAYSKIKYRVIGDLANSNAVMDSGFWIGVYPGIDRIQLKYVVLKFDEFLKKYIS comes from the coding sequence ATGCAAAGGAAAATTGAGTCGCTCGTTTCTGATTATTTTTCTAAATTTCATTTTAAAAAAGCTTTCATTCCCGGTGTAACCCAAGTTAAGGTGTCGGGCAGGGTTTTTGACGAGAAAGAAATTGAAAAGGCAGTTCTGGCATCACTCGAGTTTTGGTTGACTGAGGGGCACTTCGCGGAAGAGTTTTCTAAAAAGCTTGCGAAATTTTTGGGTGTTCGATATGTAACTATCACCAATAGCGGCTCCAGCGCTAACTTAGCGGCTTTTAGCGCTCTAACTTCCCCTAAGCTAGGCGCAAGACGTATCAGGAAGGGCGACGAGGTGATTACAGTTGCTTGCTCTTTTCCAACAACAGTAAACCCAATCATTCAGTTTGGAGCAATTCCAGTTTTTGTAGACATCGATTTGCAAAGTAGGAATGCTGTCCCAGAGCTTATTGAGAAAGCGGTTTCGAAAAAAACTAAAGCGATTATGATTGCTCATACGCTTGGTAATCCTTTTGATATTGACAAGGTTATCTCTATTGCTAAAAAGAATAATCTTTGGATTATTGAGGACTGTTGCGATGCGTTGGGGTCAAAGTATAAGGGGAAGTACGTTTCGACCTTTGGAGATCTTGCTACTTTTTCCTTTTATCCTGCTCACCAGATTACAATGGGTGAAGGAGGAGCAGTTGTCACTAGTAATCCGGACCTTTACGTTCTTGTCAATTCTTTTTGTGAATGGGGTCGTGACTGTTGGTGCAGGACAGGACAGGACAACCGTTGTGGACGAAGATTTTCCTTTCAGTTAGGCAAGTTGCCTTATGGCTACGATCATAAGTATACATATTCTCATATTGGCTACAACTTAAAAGCTACAGACATTCAAGCTGCTATCGGTCTAGCTCAATTGGACAAACTGCCTAAGTTTATAGAAAAAAGAAGAAGTAATTTTGATTATCTATATAGAAAGTTAAAAAGGTACGAGGAGTTTTTTGTTTTTCCACAATGGCTGGAAAAGTCTGCTCCTTGCTGGTTTGGTTTTATGCTGACTGTTCGAAAGGAAGCGCCTTTTGCCAGACTCGATATTGTGAATTTCTTACAAGCAAATATGATTGAAACTCGAAGTCTTTTTGCCGGCAATTTATTAAAACATCCTGCTTATTCAAAGATAAAATACAGAGTAATAGGTGATCTTGCAAACAGCAATGCCGTTATGGATTCTGGTTTTTGGATAGGTGTATATCCCGGTATCGATCGGATTCAGTTAAAATATGTCGTTTTAAAATTTGATGAGTTTCTTAAGAAATATATCTCCTAA
- a CDS encoding thiamine pyrophosphate-binding protein — MTVADYIVKFLSDLLVKHVFMITGGQAMFLNDAVYKNKKIDGIFVHHEQAAGMAAEAYGRITGKLGVAMVTAGPGAINALNGVVGAWVDSAPMMVISGQSSLANVSYMQKTKIRQLGLQGINIEPIVKNVTKYFKTLDDPSDVRYNLEEAYLAATSGRKGPVWIEVPLDIQRMEVPVKLLKQYEQSTNMISQVTSSELKKIYSVFSQSKRPLLLVGQGVRIAGAEEELRILYEKLGVPVVTTRLGIDLIESDNPLFVGRPGLYADRAANFAVQNADFIISIGARLDTGIVGYDAGDWGRNAFKVSVDVDKKELEKPGADIDITVNTDAKKFLSEFLQIGKFNEPGKHEAWRKTCQAWRKKYPMVLPSYKKQKLVNSYYFTEKLSDLASRGDVVVVDTSSIFHVASQTWMIKSGQRFLTTGGISTMGYWPAGIGACIGSGKRTIIITGDGSLQMNIQELATVKQNKLPIKIFVINNGGYLLIRHTQKTHLGGRFMGESPKSGLLCPDLEKIAQAYGLRFVKIPSTTAVDEKIKMALEGDDPVLCEVMSPHWQLIIPRVASERRPDGSFVSRPYEDLFPFLEKDELLQNMSSSKKV, encoded by the coding sequence ATGACGGTTGCCGATTATATCGTAAAATTCTTGTCAGATTTACTAGTTAAACACGTTTTTATGATAACGGGCGGTCAGGCTATGTTCTTAAATGATGCCGTGTATAAAAATAAAAAGATTGATGGGATTTTTGTCCATCATGAACAGGCAGCCGGCATGGCAGCCGAAGCGTACGGTCGTATTACCGGTAAACTTGGAGTTGCTATGGTTACAGCCGGGCCTGGCGCGATAAACGCATTAAACGGCGTTGTTGGCGCCTGGGTCGATTCTGCACCAATGATGGTCATCTCCGGCCAGTCTTCGCTTGCCAATGTTTCCTATATGCAAAAAACTAAAATTAGACAATTAGGCCTTCAGGGAATAAATATAGAACCGATTGTTAAGAACGTTACCAAATACTTTAAAACGTTAGATGATCCTTCAGATGTCAGATATAATCTGGAGGAAGCTTACCTGGCAGCAACGTCAGGAAGAAAAGGGCCTGTCTGGATTGAAGTTCCTCTCGACATTCAACGCATGGAAGTACCTGTAAAACTACTCAAGCAATACGAACAAAGCACCAATATGATATCTCAAGTCACAAGCTCTGAGCTTAAAAAGATTTACTCCGTTTTCAGCCAAAGCAAAAGGCCCCTTTTACTTGTTGGGCAGGGGGTCAGAATAGCAGGGGCTGAGGAAGAATTGAGAATTTTATATGAAAAGCTTGGTGTGCCGGTAGTAACCACAAGGTTGGGTATCGACCTTATCGAAAGCGATAATCCACTTTTTGTTGGGAGGCCAGGTCTTTACGCCGATCGAGCGGCAAATTTTGCGGTACAGAATGCTGATTTTATAATTTCTATTGGGGCGAGGTTGGATACCGGCATTGTGGGATACGATGCAGGTGACTGGGGAAGAAATGCTTTTAAAGTTTCAGTTGATGTTGATAAAAAAGAACTGGAAAAGCCAGGGGCAGATATAGACATTACGGTAAACACTGATGCCAAGAAATTTTTGAGCGAGTTTTTGCAAATTGGCAAATTTAACGAGCCTGGAAAACACGAGGCGTGGCGAAAAACATGTCAGGCGTGGCGAAAAAAATATCCTATGGTTTTACCAAGTTACAAAAAACAAAAGCTGGTAAACTCATATTATTTTACAGAGAAGCTTTCGGACTTAGCTTCTCGTGGGGATGTCGTAGTTGTTGACACAAGTTCTATTTTCCACGTTGCTTCCCAAACATGGATGATCAAGTCTGGTCAAAGATTTTTAACGACAGGCGGAATTTCGACAATGGGTTATTGGCCCGCCGGAATTGGAGCATGCATAGGTAGCGGCAAGAGAACCATAATCATTACGGGTGACGGTAGTTTGCAGATGAATATTCAGGAGCTGGCGACAGTCAAGCAAAATAAATTGCCAATCAAAATATTTGTCATAAATAACGGCGGTTATCTTTTAATTAGGCATACGCAAAAAACGCATTTAGGCGGGAGGTTTATGGGTGAGAGTCCGAAGAGTGGTTTGTTGTGTCCAGACTTAGAAAAAATTGCGCAAGCTTATGGCTTGCGTTTTGTTAAGATTCCGTCGACTACTGCAGTAGATGAAAAGATAAAAATGGCGCTCGAGGGAGATGATCCTGTTTTATGCGAAGTTATGTCGCCACATTGGCAATTAATCATACCGAGGGTCGCTTCTGAAAGAAGGCCAGACGGTTCTTTTGTGTCAAGACCTTATGAAGATCTTTTTCCTTTCTTAGAAAAAGACGAGCTTCTCCAAAATATGTCTTCTTCAAAGAAGGTTTAA